From Heptranchias perlo isolate sHepPer1 chromosome 8, sHepPer1.hap1, whole genome shotgun sequence, a single genomic window includes:
- the LOC137324731 gene encoding cytochrome c oxidase subunit 7A2, mitochondrial-like encodes MSGLGIRGLRAFQQLSQRTFSTATRRQVQNRIAEKQKLFQEDNGMPVYLKGGVADAVLYRLTMALTVVGTGYVMYELFVAALPKKQ; translated from the exons ATGAGCGGCCTGGGGATCCGGGGCCtgcgg GCCTTTCAGCAGCTTTCGCAACGAACTTTCAGCACTGCAACCCGCAGGCAAGTGCAAAATAGGATTGCGGAGAAGCAGAAGCTTTTCCAG GAGGACAACGGGATGCCGGTCTATTTAAAAGGAGGAGTCGCAGATGCTGTGCTCTATAGGCTAACCATGGCACTCACTGTTGTTG GTACAGGCTACGTTATGTACGAACTGTTCGTCGCTGCCCTGCCCAAGAAGCAGTGA
- the rnaset2 gene encoding ribonuclease T2: MVFQKGSGNQREPVLGWIFLPLLVAFILPETSHSTNHPWNMLILSHLWPQTVCLMTSDTCKVPPNVNYWTIHGLWPKSNEMCNNSWHFNINNVADILSELKRWWPDVIHPNSTNLWKHEWQKHGTCAASLESLDSQEKYFSKALQLYQKLDLNSALKKFNISPSSKYYMMEDIEKALVSVYGVIPKIQCMLSTQGVSVQTLGQIELCFSKDFQLLNCMEAAPNMLDSKNDRQHNTYSGFSVCDRNLQVYYPPIEHLY, translated from the exons ATGGTTTTTCAGAAAGGCTCAGGAAACCAGAGGGAACCAGtgttgggctggattttcctgccTCTGCTTGTTGCCTTTATTCTCCCGGAAACATCTCATTC TACGAATCACCCATGGAATATGCTCATTTTGTCGCATCTCTGGCCTCAGACTGTGTGTTTG ATGACGAGTGACACTTGCAAAGTTCCTCCTAATGTTAACTACTGGACTATTCATGGACTCTG gCCCAAAAGCAACGAGATGTGCAATAACTCCTGGCATTTCAACATCAACAATGTAGCG GACATTTTATCTGAGTTGAAGCGATGGTGGCCTGATGTGATCCATCCCAACAGTACTAACCTCTG GAAACACGAGTGGCAGAAACATGGAACATGTGCGGCTTCGCTGGAATCCTTAGACTCCCAGGAGAAGTATTTCAGTAAAGCGCTGCAACTATACCAAAAGCTGGACCTCAACAG TGCTCTTAAGAAGTTTAATATATCGCCATCGTCCAAGTATTATATG ATGGAGGACATTGAAAAGGCACTTGTGTCAGTCTATGGGGTAATACCGAAGATTCAGTGCATGCTTTCTACTCAG GGAGTGTCAGTGCAAACACTGGGCCAGATTGAACTCTGCTTCAGCAAAGACTTTCAACTGCTGAACTGCATGGAAGCTGCACCCAACATGCTTGACTCTAAGAATGACAGACAGCATAATACCTATTCAGGCTTTTCCGTGTGTGACCGTAACCTGCAAGTTTATTACCCTCCGATAGAACACCTGTACTGA